Proteins found in one Deltaproteobacteria bacterium IMCC39524 genomic segment:
- a CDS encoding acyltransferase, whose protein sequence is MSDFFVHESSYVDEGAEIGSGTKIWHFSHVMPGAKIGERCSFGQNTFIANDVVIGNNVKVQNNVSIYEGITIEDDVFLGPSCVLTNVTNPRSQVLRRSLYEKTLLRRGCSIGANATLTSGIVIGRYSFIAAGAVVLKDVPDYALMIGVPARQKGWMSRHGHMLKKSDADGVMLCPESGLRYQFVTTNDKQSTESLRCLDLDEEASLPEEMSKGSIFYEDLK, encoded by the coding sequence ATGTCTGACTTTTTTGTTCACGAATCATCCTATGTTGATGAGGGTGCCGAGATTGGTTCCGGAACCAAGATCTGGCATTTTTCCCACGTGATGCCAGGTGCAAAAATTGGCGAAAGGTGTAGCTTTGGGCAAAATACTTTTATCGCCAATGACGTTGTTATCGGTAATAACGTAAAAGTTCAGAATAATGTCTCTATTTACGAAGGTATCACGATAGAGGACGATGTTTTTCTTGGGCCTTCCTGTGTGCTTACCAATGTCACCAACCCCCGATCTCAGGTTCTCAGGCGGTCACTGTACGAAAAGACTCTGTTACGTCGTGGATGCTCTATTGGAGCAAATGCAACTCTTACAAGTGGTATTGTAATTGGCCGTTATTCTTTTATCGCGGCCGGTGCCGTAGTGTTAAAGGATGTGCCTGATTATGCCCTGATGATTGGTGTCCCGGCACGTCAAAAGGGATGGATGAGCAGACATGGGCATATGCTCAAAAAATCCGATGCCGATGGAGTTATGCTTTGCCCCGAGAGCGGACTTCGATATCAATTCGTAACAACAAACGATAAGCAATCAACAGAATCTCTTCGTTGCCTCGATCTTGATGAGGAAGCATCTTTACCTGAAGAAATGTCAAAAGGAAGTATTTTTTATGAAGATCTAAAATAA
- a CDS encoding Gfo/Idh/MocA family oxidoreductase produces MNDENLKELENTAPKNFALVGAGGYIAPRHMKAIRDTGNKLVAAMDPSDSVGILDSFSQDIAFFTEFERFDRHVDKLHRQGEAQRVHYVSICSPNYLHDSHIRFALRSGADAICEKPIVLNPWNVDALTEIERETGGKIYNILQLRTHPSIIELKEKVAKAKKKEKYEIDLTYMTSRGRWYFTSWKGDHSKSGGVASNIGVHFFDMLMWIFGEAKHHEVHLAEDGRTAGFLELEKANVRWFLSVDRNDLPAEAVAAGKATYRSITVDGEEFEFSEGFTDLHTIVYQEILAGRGFGLEDARPSINLVYELRNSIATPIDSEHCHPLVAKR; encoded by the coding sequence ATGAATGATGAGAATTTAAAAGAGCTTGAAAACACGGCGCCTAAGAACTTTGCATTGGTGGGGGCCGGGGGCTACATTGCGCCTCGACATATGAAAGCGATTAGAGATACAGGGAATAAGCTTGTTGCCGCAATGGACCCTTCGGATTCGGTTGGTATCCTTGATAGCTTCTCTCAGGACATTGCGTTTTTTACCGAATTTGAACGTTTTGACAGACATGTGGACAAATTGCATCGTCAGGGGGAGGCGCAGAGAGTTCACTACGTGAGTATCTGCTCGCCGAACTATCTCCATGATTCTCATATTCGTTTTGCCCTCCGTTCAGGCGCTGATGCTATCTGCGAAAAACCTATTGTTCTCAACCCTTGGAATGTTGATGCGCTTACAGAAATTGAGAGAGAAACTGGCGGTAAAATCTACAATATTCTGCAGTTGAGAACACACCCTTCTATCATTGAGTTAAAAGAGAAAGTTGCCAAGGCAAAGAAAAAAGAGAAGTACGAAATCGACCTGACCTACATGACGTCGCGCGGTCGTTGGTACTTTACGTCATGGAAGGGTGACCATTCAAAATCAGGTGGAGTTGCCAGTAATATAGGGGTTCACTTCTTTGATATGTTGATGTGGATTTTCGGCGAAGCCAAACACCACGAAGTTCATTTGGCTGAAGATGGCAGAACAGCTGGTTTTCTTGAACTTGAGAAAGCCAATGTACGTTGGTTCCTTTCGGTAGACCGTAACGATTTGCCAGCAGAGGCTGTGGCTGCCGGTAAGGCCACGTACCGTTCGATTACTGTTGATGGTGAAGAGTTTGAATTCTCTGAAGGGTTCACCGATTTACATACCATTGTTTACCAGGAGATCCTGGCTGGCAGAGGCTTTGGCTTGGAAGATGCTAGACCCTCCATCAACTTAGTCTATGAGTTGAGGAATTCCATTGCTACTCCAATTGATAGTGAGCACTGTCATCCTTTGGTTGCTAAACGCTAA
- a CDS encoding nucleotide sugar dehydrogenase → MISIDSIVNRKAKIAVIGLGYVGLPLAAAFGHKVDVIGFDIDERKMAQLSDGMDATGELTLEQLAATQIDYTTEPARLKDAQFLIVTVPTPIDGNNNPDLRPIESASRMIGSNLAQGSIIVYESTVYPGVTEEVAVPILEEMSGLKCGVDFKVGYSPERINPGDKVHTVDKIIKVVSGQDAETLETVAQVYELVVTVGVHRAASIKVAEAAKVIENTQRDLNIALMNELALIFGRMDISTRDVLAAAGTKWNFLPFTPGLVGGHCIGVDPYYLTHKAEQVGYHPQVILAGRRINDGMGKFVAEQTVKQLIVADKAVKGARILVLGLTFKENCPDIRNTKVVDIVTELKEYGVEVLVHDPMADSAEVQHEYGFGLVDLEGLAPVDGIIWAVAHTAFAKIIPEDLKRLCRNGNGPGVVMDVKGVLQREDVVKAGLGYWSL, encoded by the coding sequence GTGATTTCAATCGACTCAATCGTGAATCGTAAAGCAAAAATTGCCGTCATCGGTCTTGGTTATGTCGGTCTTCCTTTGGCCGCTGCTTTCGGCCACAAGGTTGATGTGATCGGTTTCGATATCGACGAACGTAAAATGGCACAATTGAGTGATGGTATGGATGCCACCGGCGAGCTGACCTTGGAGCAGCTGGCTGCAACACAGATTGATTACACCACTGAACCGGCGCGGCTTAAAGACGCACAGTTCCTTATCGTCACAGTACCAACTCCGATCGATGGCAACAATAATCCCGACCTGCGACCGATCGAATCGGCCAGTCGCATGATTGGGTCGAACCTGGCGCAAGGCAGTATTATTGTCTACGAGTCGACTGTTTACCCTGGGGTGACTGAGGAGGTCGCCGTACCGATTCTTGAAGAAATGTCTGGGTTGAAGTGTGGTGTTGATTTCAAGGTCGGTTACTCACCTGAGCGAATCAATCCGGGTGATAAAGTCCATACCGTTGACAAGATCATCAAGGTGGTTTCAGGGCAGGATGCTGAAACTCTGGAAACTGTCGCCCAGGTTTACGAACTTGTGGTGACTGTCGGTGTGCATCGCGCTGCCAGCATCAAGGTTGCCGAGGCAGCTAAGGTGATCGAGAACACCCAGCGTGACCTGAATATTGCCTTGATGAACGAGTTGGCGCTGATCTTTGGCCGTATGGATATCTCTACACGCGATGTCCTTGCTGCGGCCGGTACCAAGTGGAATTTTCTCCCCTTTACCCCTGGTTTGGTCGGTGGTCACTGCATCGGTGTCGATCCCTACTATCTTACGCACAAAGCAGAACAGGTTGGCTACCATCCTCAAGTCATCCTCGCTGGCCGGCGCATCAACGATGGCATGGGCAAATTCGTTGCTGAACAAACTGTCAAGCAATTGATTGTTGCCGACAAGGCGGTTAAGGGCGCTCGGATCTTGGTGCTTGGTTTGACCTTTAAAGAAAACTGCCCCGACATCCGCAATACCAAGGTGGTTGATATCGTAACTGAACTCAAGGAGTATGGCGTTGAGGTTTTAGTGCACGATCCTATGGCCGATTCTGCTGAGGTGCAGCATGAATATGGTTTCGGTCTGGTGGATTTGGAAGGGCTTGCCCCTGTTGATGGGATTATCTGGGCCGTTGCCCATACTGCCTTTGCGAAAATTATTCCCGAAGATCTGAAGCGACTTTGTCGTAACGGTAATGGACCCGGAGTGGTGATGGATGTGAAGGGTGTGTTGCAGCGCGAGGACGTTGTGAAAGCAGGCTTGGGCTACTGGAGTTTGTAG
- the gmhB gene encoding D-glycero-beta-D-manno-heptose 1,7-bisphosphate 7-phosphatase, translating to MSHPPVSIIKNDHTRRAVFLDRDGTINIEKDYLHKIEDFEFIPGAPEAIKKLKDAGFLVIVVSNQSGVARGYFDEDSVNQLHQHIQTELAGYGTSIDDFYFCPHHPDKGLGVYKAACNCRKGNPGMLLQASREHDIDLSKSYMVGDKLADIEAGQRAGCKTLLVLTGYGAATSSKLVTEAVKRCLDLGCAASLIMEDLNGC from the coding sequence TTGAGCCATCCTCCTGTCTCAATCATTAAAAATGACCACACCCGTCGAGCCGTTTTTCTCGACCGTGACGGTACCATCAACATCGAGAAGGACTATCTTCATAAAATCGAAGATTTCGAGTTCATTCCTGGTGCCCCCGAAGCGATAAAAAAACTGAAAGATGCTGGTTTTCTAGTGATTGTCGTCAGTAACCAGTCCGGTGTTGCACGGGGCTATTTTGACGAAGACTCTGTCAATCAACTCCATCAGCACATTCAAACCGAACTAGCTGGTTACGGTACGTCAATTGACGATTTTTATTTCTGCCCACATCACCCCGATAAAGGTCTTGGTGTTTACAAGGCCGCCTGCAACTGTCGGAAAGGCAACCCTGGCATGTTGTTGCAAGCTTCCCGTGAACATGATATCGATTTGTCCAAATCTTATATGGTCGGTGACAAATTAGCAGATATTGAGGCCGGTCAAAGAGCTGGTTGCAAGACTCTGCTGGTATTGACCGGCTATGGAGCAGCGACATCGTCCAAGTTGGTAACCGAGGCCGTGAAGAGATGTTTAGATCTTGGTTGTGCGGCGTCGTTGATAATGGAAGACTTGAACGGGTGCTGA
- the cysQ gene encoding 3'(2'),5'-bisphosphate nucleotidase CysQ: MKIDIKKVCRIAKEAGKAILSVYDGEIEVEMKDDQSPLTAADKASHEVIVAGLRQHFPEIPILSEEGADIPYEERKGWSRFWCVDPLDGTKEFIKRNGEFTVNIALIEDGRPFAGVVYVPVQDKMYYGTLGAGGWRLEAGGKPEQIMVREADPEAGLTVVMSRSHPSPDLEAYLKDIKVAEAMPVGSSLKLCVVAEGLADLYPRLGPTMEWDTAAGHAVVEAAGGTVLQSNGQALVYNKQNLLNPYFIVSGRLR; encoded by the coding sequence ATGAAAATCGACATAAAAAAAGTATGCAGAATCGCCAAAGAAGCTGGCAAGGCCATTTTGTCCGTTTACGATGGTGAAATCGAAGTCGAAATGAAAGACGACCAGTCGCCTTTAACTGCTGCCGACAAGGCTTCACATGAGGTGATCGTTGCTGGCTTGAGGCAACATTTTCCGGAAATCCCCATCCTGTCAGAAGAGGGCGCTGATATCCCTTATGAAGAGCGTAAGGGTTGGTCACGATTCTGGTGTGTCGATCCGTTGGACGGCACCAAGGAATTCATCAAACGCAATGGGGAATTTACGGTCAATATAGCTTTGATTGAAGATGGCCGACCGTTTGCCGGTGTTGTTTATGTCCCGGTTCAAGACAAGATGTATTATGGGACTTTGGGGGCTGGAGGCTGGAGGCTGGAGGCTGGGGGTAAGCCGGAACAAATAATGGTGCGTGAGGCGGATCCAGAAGCTGGGTTGACGGTGGTCATGAGTCGTTCGCATCCTTCACCTGATCTTGAGGCTTATCTGAAGGACATCAAGGTCGCTGAGGCAATGCCGGTGGGTAGTTCTCTCAAGCTGTGTGTCGTTGCTGAAGGCCTGGCCGACCTCTATCCACGCCTGGGGCCGACTATGGAGTGGGATACGGCGGCAGGGCATGCAGTTGTCGAAGCTGCCGGGGGAACTGTCCTTCAGTCAAATGGCCAAGCACTTGTATACAATAAACAAAACCTGCTCAATCCTTATTTCATAGTGTCGGGAAGGTTGAGGTAA
- the cysN gene encoding sulfate adenylyltransferase subunit CysN, whose translation MAHQSDLIAEDIAAYLKTQEQKQMLRFITCGSVDDGKSTLIGRLLWDSKLVFEDQLAALEVDSKKVGTQGEEIDYALLLDGLQAEREQGITIDVAYRFFSTDKRKFIVADTPGHEQYTRNMVTGASTAEVAIILIDARKGVLIQTRRHSFLTSLVGIRKVVLAINKMDLVDYSQAQYQSIIDEYKLFAADLGFEEICCIPISALKGDNIINASERTPWYKGPTLMHHLEYVEISDNALNKSFRMRVQWVNRPNLDFRGFSGTIASGIVKPGDELVVPSSGQVSKVARIVTMDGDLSEAVAGQAVTITLEDEIDISRGDMLCCPEQRPSYADQFMAHLVWMHEDALLPGRSYLLKAGSATVPAHISALKHKVNVNTLQHEPAKTLELNEVGVCNISLTKPISCDPYQENRSTGNFILIDRFTNATVGAGMIDFPLRRATNIHWQSIDINKQSRAEMNDQQPKVLWFTGLSGAGKSTIANLVEKKLHSLGKRTYLLDGDNVRHGLNRDLGFTDADRVENIRRIAETARLFVDAGMIVLTSFISPFKSERRLARELLEEGEFVEIFVNTPLEICEVRDPKGLYKKARAGELPNFTGIDSDYEPPENPEIEVEAGTRSADDIAEEIVNAILS comes from the coding sequence ATGGCTCACCAGTCTGATCTGATAGCGGAAGACATCGCCGCATATTTAAAAACCCAGGAACAGAAACAGATGCTGCGCTTCATCACCTGCGGGAGTGTTGACGATGGCAAGAGTACCCTGATCGGACGTCTTCTTTGGGACTCAAAACTCGTTTTTGAGGATCAGCTGGCTGCCCTCGAAGTCGATAGCAAGAAGGTCGGCACTCAGGGCGAAGAAATAGACTACGCGTTACTCCTTGATGGCTTGCAGGCAGAACGTGAGCAGGGTATCACCATCGACGTAGCTTACCGTTTCTTCTCAACCGACAAGCGCAAGTTCATCGTCGCCGATACCCCCGGACACGAGCAATACACCAGGAATATGGTCACCGGAGCTTCGACCGCCGAGGTAGCTATTATCCTGATAGATGCGCGTAAAGGTGTCCTTATCCAGACCCGTCGTCACAGCTTTTTGACGTCTCTGGTTGGTATCCGCAAGGTGGTATTGGCGATCAACAAGATGGACCTGGTTGACTATTCGCAGGCCCAATATCAGTCCATTATAGATGAATACAAGCTTTTTGCCGCGGACCTTGGTTTCGAAGAAATCTGTTGTATTCCAATCTCGGCTCTTAAGGGTGACAATATCATCAATGCCAGTGAGCGTACTCCTTGGTATAAGGGCCCAACACTGATGCATCATCTGGAGTATGTCGAGATTAGTGATAACGCTCTGAACAAGTCGTTTCGGATGCGGGTACAGTGGGTCAATCGTCCCAATCTAGATTTCCGTGGTTTCTCTGGGACCATCGCCTCGGGAATCGTTAAACCGGGCGATGAATTGGTCGTCCCTTCGTCAGGGCAGGTCAGCAAGGTGGCGAGAATCGTCACCATGGATGGGGATCTCTCTGAGGCCGTTGCAGGCCAGGCCGTTACCATCACCCTGGAAGACGAGATCGATATCAGTCGCGGAGATATGCTCTGCTGCCCTGAACAGCGCCCCTCATACGCCGATCAGTTCATGGCACATCTGGTCTGGATGCACGAAGACGCACTGCTGCCGGGCCGTAGTTACCTACTCAAGGCCGGTTCCGCGACGGTCCCGGCTCATATCAGCGCGCTTAAACATAAGGTCAACGTCAATACCCTGCAGCACGAGCCTGCCAAGACCCTCGAACTCAACGAAGTCGGTGTCTGCAATATCAGCCTGACCAAGCCGATTTCCTGCGATCCCTACCAGGAAAATCGCTCCACCGGCAACTTTATCCTTATCGATCGTTTTACCAATGCCACGGTCGGCGCCGGCATGATTGATTTCCCGCTGCGCCGTGCCACCAATATCCATTGGCAGTCGATTGATATCAACAAGCAGAGCCGTGCCGAGATGAACGACCAGCAACCCAAGGTGCTCTGGTTCACCGGCCTTTCAGGGGCCGGCAAGTCGACCATCGCTAACCTGGTGGAAAAAAAATTGCACAGTCTCGGCAAGCGTACCTATCTCCTCGATGGTGACAATGTCCGTCACGGTCTCAATCGCGACCTCGGTTTCACCGATGCTGATCGTGTTGAAAATATCCGGCGTATCGCTGAAACCGCCAGGTTGTTCGTGGACGCCGGGATGATTGTTTTGACGTCTTTCATTTCTCCCTTCAAGAGTGAACGTAGGTTGGCCCGCGAACTGCTGGAAGAAGGTGAGTTTGTAGAAATTTTTGTCAATACCCCGCTTGAAATCTGCGAAGTCCGCGACCCTAAAGGCTTGTACAAAAAAGCCAGAGCAGGGGAGTTGCCGAACTTTACCGGCATTGATTCCGACTATGAGCCACCGGAAAATCCGGAAATCGAGGTCGAAGCCGGAACACGGTCGGCTGATGACATTGCAGAAGAAATTGTTAACGCTATTCTCAGTTAG
- the cysD gene encoding sulfate adenylyltransferase subunit CysD: MKIEMTHLRQLEAESIHIIREVAAEFENPVMLYSIGKDSAVMLHLAKKAFFPSKIPFPLMHVDTTWKFREMIEFRERMRKEYDFDLLVYTNEEGARQGINPFTHGSALYTDIMKTEGLKQGLDKYKFDAAFGGARRDEEKSRAKERIFSFRSENHRWDPKNQRPELWNLYNAKVKPGESIRSFPLSNWTELDIWQYIYLEEIPIVPLYYSKVRPVVERDGMLILIDDDRIKLKPGEEVQMKSVRFRTLGCYPLTGAVESTAATLPEIIQEMLLTRTSERQGRLIDYDSAGSMEKKKQEGYF; the protein is encoded by the coding sequence ATGAAAATCGAAATGACCCATCTGCGTCAACTCGAGGCAGAAAGCATCCATATCATCCGCGAGGTTGCGGCCGAATTTGAGAATCCGGTCATGCTTTACTCCATAGGCAAGGATTCTGCGGTCATGCTTCATCTGGCCAAGAAGGCTTTTTTCCCCTCAAAGATTCCGTTTCCTTTGATGCATGTCGATACGACCTGGAAGTTTCGCGAGATGATCGAATTTCGTGAGCGGATGCGTAAAGAATACGATTTTGACCTGCTGGTTTATACTAATGAAGAAGGCGCCCGCCAGGGAATCAACCCCTTTACACACGGAAGTGCGCTATACACCGATATCATGAAGACCGAGGGCCTAAAGCAAGGTCTCGACAAATACAAGTTCGATGCGGCTTTTGGAGGGGCACGTCGCGACGAAGAGAAATCGCGTGCTAAAGAACGTATTTTCTCATTCCGAAGTGAAAACCATCGTTGGGACCCGAAGAACCAACGTCCTGAGCTCTGGAACCTTTACAACGCCAAAGTTAAACCGGGTGAGAGCATCCGCTCCTTTCCTCTTTCCAATTGGACCGAGCTCGATATCTGGCAGTACATCTACCTCGAAGAGATCCCCATTGTTCCTCTCTATTACTCAAAGGTGCGGCCAGTCGTAGAACGTGACGGAATGCTGATCCTGATCGATGACGATCGCATCAAACTTAAACCTGGTGAAGAAGTGCAGATGAAATCAGTACGTTTCCGTACCCTCGGCTGTTATCCGTTGACTGGCGCAGTTGAGTCAACGGCGGCCACTTTGCCGGAGATTATCCAGGAGATGCTCTTGACGCGGACTTCGGAACGGCAGGGGCGTCTCATCGACTATGATTCTGCTGGTTCGATGGAGAAGAAGAAGCAAGAAGGCTATTTCTGA
- the cysC gene encoding adenylyl-sulfate kinase — translation MQYETKQRSILKAISWRTWATITTAVIVFIFTGEFALAITVGLFEVIAKMGLYFFHERLWQKIRFGKKEVPSFVLWFTGLPCSGKKAVADKVYQELLKDHLKVERLDSNDVRPLFPETGFAPEEVNLHVKRAGHLCAMLQKNGVIVVASFVSPFAQSRNFARSVAKNFVEVYMKSTVDACVQRDEKGHYAKARRGEYQHFPGVDAAYDVPEQAEITVEVDHVSTEDAVKQITDYLQNNFLKNS, via the coding sequence TTGCAGTATGAAACAAAACAACGCTCTATCCTCAAAGCCATTTCCTGGAGAACCTGGGCGACAATCACCACAGCGGTGATCGTTTTTATCTTCACCGGTGAATTCGCCCTGGCGATCACCGTGGGACTTTTCGAAGTCATTGCCAAGATGGGTCTCTACTTCTTCCACGAACGCCTCTGGCAAAAAATTCGCTTCGGCAAAAAAGAAGTCCCTTCTTTTGTTCTCTGGTTCACCGGCCTGCCTTGTTCCGGGAAAAAAGCAGTTGCAGACAAGGTCTATCAGGAGTTACTAAAGGACCATCTAAAGGTTGAGCGTCTTGACAGTAATGATGTTCGGCCTTTGTTTCCTGAGACCGGATTTGCACCGGAGGAGGTTAACCTCCACGTTAAGCGTGCTGGACATCTCTGTGCTATGCTCCAGAAAAATGGTGTTATCGTGGTCGCTTCTTTTGTCTCTCCCTTCGCGCAAAGCCGGAACTTTGCCCGCAGTGTTGCCAAAAATTTCGTTGAAGTTTATATGAAGTCAACCGTCGACGCATGCGTGCAGCGCGATGAGAAAGGCCATTACGCTAAGGCCCGTAGAGGTGAGTATCAGCATTTTCCAGGGGTGGATGCGGCCTATGATGTGCCGGAACAAGCTGAGATTACAGTTGAAGTCGATCATGTCTCGACGGAAGATGCTGTCAAACAGATAACTGATTATTTGCAGAATAATTTCTTGAAAAATAGCTAA
- a CDS encoding sulfotransferase family protein — MQISHQLRLWNKRRKLGREKPQLYLFPEHKFGYIQIPKVASRSIRVAVTAHVSGSIPDQNFAKKLVREYETRYARHLQQEQIAKLSDQYFLFAFVRNPYDRIYSCYKNKIEDVRNYGGRNIFEKHGVALDMSFEDFVRLVATLPDDKSDRHFRSQAWFLTWQNSLLPAFVGKLEQLNEDWQELQRRFKLAPPPQINVSSKKALPEMNVETRELICRRYADDFKLFGYQT, encoded by the coding sequence TTGCAGATTTCACATCAGCTGAGGCTCTGGAATAAACGCCGTAAACTGGGACGAGAAAAACCACAACTCTATCTTTTCCCGGAGCATAAATTTGGTTATATACAGATCCCCAAGGTGGCCAGTCGTTCGATCCGTGTCGCTGTAACCGCCCATGTCTCCGGATCCATTCCCGACCAGAATTTTGCCAAGAAGCTGGTAAGAGAATACGAGACTCGTTATGCAAGACACCTGCAACAAGAGCAGATTGCAAAGTTGTCTGATCAATATTTTCTCTTCGCTTTTGTCCGTAACCCTTATGACAGGATTTACTCTTGCTACAAGAACAAGATCGAAGATGTCAGGAATTATGGCGGCCGCAATATATTTGAAAAACATGGTGTTGCACTCGATATGTCCTTCGAAGATTTTGTTCGCCTGGTCGCAACCCTGCCTGATGATAAATCAGATCGGCACTTTCGCTCGCAAGCCTGGTTCCTCACATGGCAGAACAGCCTTCTGCCCGCTTTCGTTGGGAAACTCGAGCAGTTGAATGAAGATTGGCAGGAACTGCAGAGGCGTTTCAAACTTGCGCCTCCACCGCAAATCAACGTCAGCAGCAAGAAGGCTCTTCCCGAAATGAACGTCGAGACGAGGGAACTGATTTGCAGGCGATATGCAGATGATTTCAAGCTCTTTGGCTATCAAACCTGA
- the rfaE1 gene encoding D-glycero-beta-D-manno-heptose-7-phosphate kinase, with translation MDRVLIESFLEGVAKTRALILGDLMLDEYIWGTVDRISPEAPVQIVEVKRKELRLGGAGNVINNLLTLNCQVDVVSVVGDDDDGQFLLRRLAERGVHKHGVFSQAGRVTSRKTRVLASNQQIVRIDQETRAEISSASEDRILKYLQASVSSLDVIYLSDYQKGVMTDRLLKEVIAIGREANVPVLVDPKGDDYSKYKGATLLTPNRKEAQQATGILITDEASMLKAGQKLRAELELEALVLTRSEEGMTVFSSDGEINLPTVAREVYDVSGAGDTVLSLFGLGMAQKLPLACSAGLANLAAGIAVGKVGTSTVSIQEILDTVGAQQHESDQKICASSLLQNILAGDRQRGKTIVFTNGCFDLLHVGHVKYLQAARQLGDLLVLGLNSDDSIKRLKGPNRPLIGESERAHILAALDCIDYVVVFDEDTPLELITALRPDVLVKGGDYTPEGVVGREIVESYGGRVELINFVDGKSTTNIINKILESYQD, from the coding sequence ATGGATAGAGTATTGATAGAATCGTTTCTCGAAGGTGTCGCCAAGACCAGAGCGCTGATCCTTGGTGACCTGATGCTTGATGAATATATATGGGGAACTGTGGATCGGATCAGCCCTGAGGCTCCGGTTCAGATCGTTGAAGTCAAGCGCAAGGAACTGCGCCTCGGTGGCGCCGGAAATGTCATCAATAACCTGCTCACCCTTAACTGCCAGGTTGATGTCGTCAGTGTCGTAGGCGATGACGATGATGGCCAGTTCCTGCTGCGAAGACTTGCCGAGCGGGGTGTCCACAAACATGGTGTGTTTAGCCAAGCGGGGAGGGTTACCAGCCGCAAAACACGCGTTCTGGCCAGCAACCAGCAGATTGTCAGGATCGATCAGGAAACCCGTGCGGAGATCTCTTCGGCGAGCGAGGATAGAATCCTTAAGTATCTGCAGGCTTCTGTTTCTTCTCTTGATGTCATCTATCTCTCTGATTATCAAAAGGGAGTCATGACAGATCGTCTTCTTAAGGAAGTGATTGCCATAGGCCGGGAAGCAAATGTTCCCGTTCTTGTCGATCCGAAAGGAGATGATTACAGTAAATATAAAGGCGCGACATTACTGACGCCCAACCGTAAAGAGGCCCAACAGGCTACGGGAATCTTGATTACCGATGAAGCCAGTATGCTGAAAGCAGGTCAAAAATTGCGAGCAGAACTGGAATTGGAAGCATTGGTCCTTACGCGCAGTGAAGAGGGGATGACAGTTTTCTCCTCTGATGGGGAAATCAATCTGCCGACTGTTGCTCGTGAAGTCTATGATGTTTCCGGGGCCGGGGATACTGTCCTGTCTTTGTTTGGCCTAGGGATGGCGCAGAAGTTGCCTTTGGCTTGTTCTGCCGGTCTGGCCAACCTCGCTGCCGGGATTGCTGTTGGCAAGGTCGGGACCTCAACGGTCAGCATTCAGGAGATACTTGATACGGTCGGCGCACAGCAGCATGAATCGGATCAGAAGATCTGCGCTTCCTCTCTTCTGCAGAACATCCTTGCCGGCGATCGGCAGAGAGGCAAGACCATCGTTTTTACTAACGGCTGTTTCGATCTGCTCCACGTCGGGCACGTCAAGTACCTGCAGGCAGCACGGCAACTCGGCGACTTGCTGGTGCTCGGACTGAACTCAGACGACTCGATCAAACGCCTTAAAGGACCCAACAGACCTTTGATTGGCGAGTCTGAAAGAGCCCATATCCTCGCTGCGCTTGATTGTATCGACTACGTGGTTGTTTTTGATGAAGATACTCCGCTGGAGTTGATTACAGCCTTGCGGCCGGATGTCCTCGTTAAGGGCGGTGACTACACCCCTGAAGGTGTCGTCGGCCGTGAAATCGTTGAGAGCTATGGCGGTCGGGTCGAGTTGATCAATTTTGTTGATGGTAAATCGACAACGAATATTATCAATAAGATCCTCGAGTCATACCAGGACTGA